The Hymenobacter sp. DG01 genome has a segment encoding these proteins:
- the pdxH gene encoding pyridoxamine 5'-phosphate oxidase, which yields MTDQQLAALRQTYSQRTLTEADVLPDAVGQFRAWLEEAIAAQLDEPTALTLATVNEAGQPAARIVLLKGLPNDEGFLFFTNYDSRKGQELASSPLAAMTFFWPGLERQVRIEGRVEKALESVSTEYFQSRPRGSQVGAWASPQSQPIRSREELEQREQEIERQFAGQEPLPRPPHWGGYLLRPQRVEFWQGRPSRLHDRIVYERVGLDWRLSRLAP from the coding sequence ATGACTGACCAGCAACTGGCCGCCCTGCGCCAGACGTATTCCCAACGCACCCTCACCGAGGCGGACGTGCTGCCTGATGCCGTGGGGCAGTTCCGGGCCTGGCTCGAGGAGGCCATTGCGGCCCAACTGGATGAGCCCACGGCCCTGACCCTGGCCACTGTAAACGAGGCCGGGCAACCGGCCGCGCGCATTGTGCTGCTCAAGGGCCTGCCCAACGATGAGGGCTTTCTGTTTTTTACCAATTATGATTCGCGCAAGGGCCAGGAGCTGGCCAGCTCGCCCTTGGCGGCCATGACGTTTTTCTGGCCGGGTCTGGAGCGCCAGGTGCGCATAGAAGGACGGGTGGAAAAAGCGCTGGAATCCGTCTCGACGGAATACTTCCAGAGCCGGCCCCGGGGTAGCCAGGTGGGCGCCTGGGCCTCGCCCCAGAGCCAGCCGATCCGGAGCCGGGAAGAGCTGGAGCAGCGGGAGCAGGAAATCGAGCGGCAATTCGCCGGCCAGGAGCCGCTGCCGCGCCCTCCGCACTGGGGAGGCTACCTGCTGCGGCCCCAGCGCGTGGAGTTCTGGCAGGGGCGCCCGTCCCGCCTCCACGACCGGATTGTGTACGAACGGGTAGGGCTGGACTGGCGGCTAAGCCGGCTGGCACCCTGA
- a CDS encoding DUF1015 domain-containing protein: MPDIQPVRGWRYNPTLSQRIDEYVSPLFDVVSPKQREALYRNPLNSIHLSVPRGENPAEAARLRLQQWQQQGVLVQDELPGIYAYYQYFRLPGSPREYCRKGFMCHIRATEWNENVVLRHENTLPASVNDRAELLACTQFQTSATHGLYRDDAFELEGYLDEAIWNPLYQTEEDYQGARDVLAVIQDAGVIRRFQEVLAAREVILADGHHRYEGSLAYRRVRRAAAGAGYTGQEAWNFHLMYLTNAAADDLRILPTHRLLLELPEGLTTEQLLARLTPYFTLLPLDDPYDLPERIAGKPWAFGLYLGQGQSYKLRLRPEVHSQLDWATTPEVKALDLTVLHYFVLEKALGIVGPEAQRQWTGVAYVRSFSECLSRVDRGEAQAALITNEVTMAEVERVCHSGAVMPPKSTFFYPKTIGGFLFSSIRDEETASPFYAAFRN, from the coding sequence TTGCCTGATATTCAACCCGTACGGGGCTGGCGCTACAATCCCACGCTGAGCCAGCGGATTGACGAGTATGTTTCGCCCCTCTTCGACGTGGTATCGCCGAAGCAGCGGGAGGCCTTGTACCGCAACCCGCTCAACAGCATTCACTTATCGGTTCCGCGGGGCGAAAACCCGGCCGAAGCCGCCCGCCTGCGCCTGCAGCAGTGGCAGCAGCAGGGCGTGCTGGTGCAGGATGAGCTGCCCGGCATTTATGCCTATTATCAGTATTTCAGGCTGCCGGGTAGCCCCCGCGAGTACTGCCGCAAGGGGTTTATGTGCCACATCCGGGCCACGGAGTGGAATGAAAACGTGGTGCTGCGCCACGAAAACACCCTGCCCGCGTCCGTCAACGACCGGGCGGAGCTGCTGGCCTGCACTCAGTTTCAGACCAGCGCCACCCACGGCCTCTACCGCGACGATGCCTTCGAGCTGGAAGGCTACCTGGATGAGGCTATCTGGAACCCGCTCTACCAAACGGAAGAAGACTACCAGGGGGCCCGCGACGTGCTGGCCGTGATTCAGGACGCGGGCGTAATCCGGCGGTTTCAGGAAGTGCTGGCCGCGCGGGAGGTAATTCTGGCCGACGGGCACCACCGCTACGAAGGCTCCCTGGCCTACCGGCGGGTCCGGCGGGCGGCCGCCGGCGCGGGCTACACCGGCCAGGAAGCTTGGAACTTCCACCTGATGTACCTGACCAACGCCGCCGCCGACGACTTACGCATTCTGCCTACCCACCGCCTGTTGCTGGAGCTACCCGAAGGCCTGACGACGGAGCAGCTGCTTGCTCGCCTCACGCCTTATTTTACCTTGCTTCCCCTCGATGACCCCTACGATCTGCCTGAGCGTATCGCGGGCAAGCCGTGGGCCTTTGGCCTGTACCTGGGCCAGGGGCAAAGCTACAAGCTGCGCCTGCGGCCGGAGGTGCATTCCCAGCTGGACTGGGCGACGACCCCCGAGGTAAAGGCCCTGGATCTGACGGTGCTGCACTACTTCGTGCTGGAAAAGGCGCTGGGCATCGTCGGCCCCGAGGCCCAGCGGCAGTGGACCGGGGTAGCCTACGTGCGCAGCTTTTCCGAGTGCCTGAGCCGGGTGGACCGCGGGGAGGCGCAGGCCGCGCTTATTACCAACGAGGTGACCATGGCGGAAGTGGAGCGGGTTTGTCACTCGGGAGCCGTCATGCCGCCCAAGTCCACCTTTTTCTATCCTAAAACCATCGGCGGGTTTCTGTTCAGCAGTATCCGCGACGAGGAAACCGCTTCGCCCTTCTATGCTGCCTTCCGCAACTGA
- a CDS encoding Maf family nucleotide pyrophosphatase, which translates to MLPSATDLPAARPRLVLASNSPRRRQLLRELGLTYEVRLREVEENFPPHLVRAEVAEYLAAHKAVAYAPDLASDELVITADTIVCLDDDVLNKPADAAEAVQMLRRLQGRAHDVYTGVCLLHGDGRRVVFSDQTRVHFRSLSLAEIEHYVATYSPLDKAGAYGAQDWIGMVAVARLEGSYFNVMGLPVHRVWEELEKLGAVGV; encoded by the coding sequence ATGCTGCCTTCCGCAACTGATTTGCCCGCCGCCCGGCCCCGGCTAGTGCTGGCTTCCAACTCGCCCCGCCGCCGCCAGCTCCTGCGGGAGTTGGGGCTGACCTATGAGGTACGCCTGCGGGAAGTCGAGGAAAACTTCCCGCCCCACCTAGTGCGGGCGGAAGTGGCCGAGTACTTGGCCGCTCACAAAGCCGTCGCCTACGCCCCTGACCTGGCCTCGGATGAGCTGGTCATCACGGCCGATACCATTGTGTGCCTCGACGATGACGTGCTCAACAAGCCCGCCGACGCGGCCGAGGCCGTGCAGATGCTCCGGCGCCTGCAGGGCCGTGCCCACGACGTGTACACGGGCGTGTGCCTGCTGCACGGCGACGGCCGCCGGGTGGTTTTTTCCGACCAAACCCGGGTGCACTTCCGTTCTCTTTCGCTGGCTGAAATCGAGCATTACGTGGCCACGTACTCTCCCCTCGACAAGGCCGGTGCCTACGGGGCGCAGGATTGGATTGGCATGGTGGCTGTGGCGCGCCTGGAGGGATCTTACTTCAATGTGATGGGCCTGCCCGTGCACCGGGTGTGGGAAGAGTTGGAGAAGCTGGGCGCGGTAGGCGTCTGA
- a CDS encoding biliverdin-producing heme oxygenase, with translation MLPASASVSVLHRLRHETQPYHTALEQNAFNRALMAGTVTPEDTARFLAKLYGFLLPYEAALRAHSFPAEWEVAARCRARLIEQDVAQAAGLPQCPDMPPLRTRSQLLGALYVLEGSTLGGQVITRQLARAGIAARTYFTGYAEQTGARWKSFCGLLSDAATHPAEQDEVVESAIVTFQKLHAWIEQP, from the coding sequence ATGCTGCCCGCTTCCGCCTCTGTCTCCGTTTTGCACCGCCTGCGTCATGAAACCCAGCCCTACCACACGGCCCTGGAGCAGAATGCGTTCAACCGGGCGCTGATGGCCGGCACCGTAACCCCCGAAGACACGGCGCGCTTTCTCGCCAAGCTGTACGGTTTCCTGCTACCCTACGAAGCCGCGCTCCGGGCGCATTCGTTTCCGGCCGAGTGGGAGGTAGCCGCCCGTTGCCGGGCTCGTCTGATTGAGCAGGATGTGGCGCAGGCCGCCGGCTTACCCCAGTGCCCCGATATGCCTCCACTGCGCACCCGGAGCCAGTTGCTGGGCGCCCTATACGTGCTGGAAGGCTCTACACTGGGAGGCCAGGTTATAACCCGGCAGCTGGCCCGGGCCGGTATCGCGGCCCGCACGTACTTCACCGGGTACGCCGAGCAGACCGGCGCCCGATGGAAAAGCTTCTGCGGGCTGCTGAGTGACGCCGCCACCCACCCGGCTGAGCAGGACGAGGTGGTAGAGTCGGCTATTGTTACCTTTCAAAAGCTACACGCGTGGATCGAGCAACCGTAA
- a CDS encoding ATP-binding protein translates to MDRATVINSDEPLLNAPVTLTNCDREPIHIPGSVQPYGFLLCLTEDTHRIVHASQNTQQLLGWPAQQLLGGGLEQLMGPEQVAHVREQFATLTEAARLLGVRLDEVAGQPFYKLILHRYDQLLWLEFEPVNEAGASVLDLPALNVTLGQMLTASSVREFCQRAVDEVRALTGFDRVLMYRFAEDASGEVVAEAKREDLEPLLGLHYPATDIPQQARALYLKNWLRFIPDVAYQPAPLVPVLHPTAARPPDMTHAVLRSVSPVHLEYLRNMGVAATMTISVIQEGRLWGLMTCHHLTPRLISYELRELCLFIGKTFSALLATKQQQDDYAYQLHIRQTQAQLFEQVSRHTDFMEGLYQHTPTVQDVINCGGAAVCFEGRIVTLGTTPTNDQIQELLRWLRENVREDVFSTNSYARHNPAGVALRNTASGLLAIALAHEPGDYIIWFRPELVQTVTWAGKTQKAEVLQNGQLHLSPRQSFEAWKQLVDNTSAPWTPLELTAAGEIRLHLSDVRLKIVNELQARAAILSRLNTELERSNNELDSFAYVASHDLKEPLRGIHNYSIFLLEDYADQLDADGVSKLQTLVRLSQRMESLIESLLQLSRVGRQELVVAETDLGEVVTEILELLQPRLEELRTTVTVQDPLPTLRCDRIRVQEVLANLLTNAMRYHDGPEGRVSIGLAPAGTTGPRGTGNPQDYFVLYVRDNGIGIDPKHHHAIFRIFKRLHAQDKYGGGTGAGLAIARKMVERHDGEMWVESVPGHGATFYFSLSKHL, encoded by the coding sequence GTGGATCGAGCAACCGTAATCAACTCCGATGAGCCCCTGCTCAACGCACCCGTCACCCTGACCAACTGCGACCGGGAGCCGATTCATATTCCCGGTTCGGTGCAGCCCTACGGGTTTCTGCTATGCCTGACCGAGGATACCCACCGCATTGTGCACGCCAGCCAGAACACCCAGCAGCTGCTGGGCTGGCCGGCTCAGCAGCTGCTGGGCGGGGGGTTGGAGCAGCTGATGGGGCCGGAGCAGGTCGCCCACGTGCGGGAGCAGTTTGCTACCCTCACGGAGGCAGCCCGGCTGTTGGGTGTGCGCCTCGATGAGGTGGCCGGCCAGCCCTTCTACAAGCTAATTCTGCACCGCTACGATCAGCTGCTGTGGCTGGAATTTGAGCCCGTGAACGAAGCCGGGGCCAGCGTGCTGGACCTGCCCGCCCTGAACGTAACCCTGGGCCAGATGCTGACGGCCAGCTCCGTGCGCGAGTTCTGCCAGCGGGCCGTGGATGAAGTCCGCGCCCTGACCGGCTTTGACCGGGTGCTGATGTACCGTTTCGCCGAGGATGCCAGCGGGGAGGTAGTTGCCGAGGCCAAGCGCGAAGACCTGGAGCCCCTGCTGGGCCTGCACTACCCCGCCACCGACATTCCGCAACAGGCCCGGGCCCTGTACCTGAAAAACTGGCTGCGCTTTATTCCGGATGTGGCCTACCAGCCCGCCCCGCTCGTGCCCGTGCTTCACCCCACGGCCGCCCGCCCGCCCGATATGACCCACGCGGTGCTGCGCAGCGTTTCGCCCGTGCACCTGGAGTACCTGCGCAACATGGGGGTAGCCGCCACCATGACCATTTCCGTGATTCAGGAAGGCCGGCTCTGGGGGCTGATGACCTGTCACCACCTCACTCCCCGCCTGATCAGTTACGAGCTGCGCGAGTTGTGCCTGTTTATCGGTAAAACGTTTTCGGCCCTGCTGGCTACCAAGCAGCAGCAGGATGACTATGCCTACCAGCTGCACATCCGTCAGACCCAGGCCCAGCTGTTTGAGCAGGTAAGCCGGCACACCGATTTCATGGAGGGCCTCTACCAGCACACCCCTACGGTGCAGGACGTGATAAACTGCGGTGGGGCGGCCGTGTGCTTCGAGGGCCGGATAGTCACGCTGGGTACTACCCCCACCAACGACCAGATTCAGGAGCTGCTGCGGTGGCTGCGGGAAAACGTGCGGGAAGACGTGTTCAGCACCAATTCCTACGCCCGGCATAACCCCGCCGGAGTAGCCCTGCGCAATACGGCCAGTGGGCTGCTGGCCATTGCCCTGGCCCACGAGCCCGGCGACTACATTATCTGGTTTCGGCCGGAATTGGTGCAAACCGTGACGTGGGCGGGCAAAACCCAGAAAGCGGAGGTACTGCAGAATGGGCAGCTGCACCTCTCGCCGCGCCAGTCGTTTGAGGCTTGGAAGCAGCTGGTGGATAATACCTCCGCCCCCTGGACTCCGCTGGAGCTAACGGCCGCCGGAGAAATCCGCCTTCACCTCTCTGATGTGCGCCTGAAAATAGTGAACGAGCTGCAGGCTCGGGCTGCTATTCTCAGCCGTCTGAATACCGAGCTAGAGCGCAGTAACAACGAGCTGGACTCTTTTGCCTACGTGGCTTCCCACGACCTGAAGGAGCCCCTGCGCGGTATTCACAACTATTCTATCTTCCTGCTGGAGGACTACGCCGACCAGCTTGATGCCGACGGGGTCAGCAAGCTGCAAACCCTGGTGCGCCTGAGCCAGCGGATGGAGTCCCTGATTGAGTCGTTGCTGCAGCTCTCGCGGGTAGGGCGCCAGGAGTTGGTGGTAGCCGAAACCGACCTGGGGGAAGTGGTAACCGAAATTCTGGAGTTGCTGCAGCCCCGCCTGGAAGAGCTTCGTACCACCGTCACGGTGCAGGATCCGCTGCCTACCCTGCGCTGCGACCGAATCCGGGTACAGGAGGTGCTGGCCAACCTGCTGACCAATGCCATGCGCTACCACGACGGGCCCGAGGGCCGCGTGAGCATCGGGCTGGCCCCGGCGGGTACCACGGGCCCGCGCGGCACCGGAAACCCTCAGGATTATTTCGTGTTGTATGTGCGCGACAACGGCATCGGCATTGACCCCAAGCACCACCACGCCATCTTCCGGATCTTTAAGCGCCTGCACGCCCAGGACAAATACGGGGGGGGCACCGGCGCCGGCCTGGCCATTGCCCGCAAAATGGTGGAGCGTCACGATGGCGAAATGTGGGTAGAATCCGTACCAGGTCATGGCGCCACCTTTTACTTTTCCCTCTCAAAGCATTTATAA
- a CDS encoding response regulator, translating into MITSSLKPILVVEDSVEDFTALGRAFRKQALPNPLLRCEDGDQALEYLQGYGRRPGWPQTLPAFVLLDLNLPGTDGRTVLGILKQDPLLQSIPVIIFSTSSSSRDVEECYRLGANSYLTKPIEYASLEEKMRLLVSYWLKASELPPISQA; encoded by the coding sequence GTGATTACCTCATCTCTCAAGCCCATCCTGGTGGTGGAAGACAGCGTGGAGGATTTTACGGCTCTGGGACGTGCCTTCCGCAAGCAGGCGCTGCCCAACCCGCTGTTGCGCTGCGAAGACGGCGACCAGGCGCTGGAGTACCTGCAGGGCTACGGCAGGCGCCCCGGCTGGCCGCAGACGCTGCCCGCCTTTGTGCTGCTGGACCTGAACCTGCCCGGCACGGATGGGCGCACGGTGTTGGGTATTCTCAAGCAGGACCCGCTGCTGCAGTCTATTCCGGTTATTATTTTCAGCACGTCTTCCAGCAGCCGCGACGTGGAGGAGTGCTACCGCCTGGGGGCCAATAGCTACCTTACCAAACCTATTGAGTACGCTTCGCTGGAAGAGAAAATGCGGCTGCTGGTAAGTTATTGGCTGAAAGCTTCGGAACTACCCCCGATAAGCCAGGCATGA
- a CDS encoding hybrid sensor histidine kinase/response regulator → MAESFGTTPDKPGMSGAKKILLVDDNEQDRVLYKRYLRKHLGAEQFEVCEASSGEEGLAAFQSWQPDCILLDYNLPDTDGLSLLLALQRLAPPHTLCVVMITGGGSEQLAVRALNNGALDYLVKQHFDQELLGKTVLHAIEKNEWRQHISQHHAQLEVVNQQLRDSLRELTETRRQVQESNQQLQLAHEEVQARNQALDAANQELARTNADLDNFVYAASHDLRQPVNNLEGLFQELRRSATFHDPEQAYVLRLVEESLRDLSTTINGLTAVVQEERPPGQDLTEPVELAGLTADVLQTLRPQVLDTQATILTEYAALPQIVFVRANLRTILLNLIANALKYRHPARLPRVRLRSWASSGQAVLEVADNGLGIDLERHGQELFKLFRRFHHHAGEGTGVGLFLVNRLVQGQGGRIEVESQPEVGTTFRLYVPALPL, encoded by the coding sequence TTGGCTGAAAGCTTCGGAACTACCCCCGATAAGCCAGGCATGAGCGGAGCGAAGAAGATTCTACTGGTAGATGACAATGAGCAGGACCGGGTGCTCTATAAGCGCTACCTGCGCAAACACCTGGGGGCGGAGCAGTTTGAGGTATGCGAGGCCTCGTCGGGAGAGGAGGGCCTAGCCGCCTTCCAGTCCTGGCAGCCCGACTGCATTCTGCTGGACTACAACCTGCCCGATACCGATGGCCTGAGTCTGCTGCTGGCCCTGCAGCGCCTGGCTCCGCCCCATACCCTGTGCGTGGTAATGATTACGGGTGGCGGCAGTGAGCAGCTGGCTGTGCGCGCCCTCAATAACGGGGCTCTGGATTACTTGGTGAAGCAGCATTTCGACCAGGAGCTGCTGGGTAAGACGGTGCTCCATGCCATCGAGAAGAATGAGTGGCGCCAGCACATCAGCCAGCACCACGCCCAGCTGGAGGTTGTAAACCAGCAGTTGCGCGACTCCCTGCGGGAACTGACCGAAACGCGCCGGCAGGTGCAGGAGTCCAATCAGCAGCTGCAGCTGGCCCACGAAGAAGTGCAGGCCCGTAACCAGGCCCTGGATGCCGCCAACCAGGAGTTGGCCCGCACCAACGCCGACCTGGATAATTTTGTGTACGCTGCCTCCCACGACCTGCGGCAGCCTGTCAATAACCTGGAAGGGCTTTTTCAGGAGCTGCGGCGCTCGGCTACCTTCCACGACCCGGAGCAGGCCTACGTGCTGCGCCTGGTAGAGGAATCGTTGCGCGACCTCTCCACCACTATCAATGGCCTGACGGCTGTAGTGCAGGAAGAGCGCCCGCCCGGCCAGGATCTGACGGAGCCTGTGGAGCTGGCCGGCCTCACGGCCGACGTGCTCCAGACCCTGCGCCCCCAGGTGCTGGATACCCAGGCCACCATCCTGACGGAGTACGCGGCCCTGCCTCAGATAGTATTCGTGCGGGCCAACCTGCGCACCATTCTGCTTAACCTGATTGCCAATGCCCTTAAGTACCGGCACCCGGCGCGCTTGCCGCGCGTGCGCCTGCGCAGTTGGGCGTCGTCGGGGCAGGCCGTGCTGGAGGTAGCGGATAATGGCCTGGGTATTGACCTGGAGCGCCATGGTCAGGAGCTGTTCAAGCTGTTCAGGCGCTTTCACCACCACGCCGGTGAAGGAACCGGGGTAGGCCTGTTCCTGGTAAACCGGCTGGTGCAGGGGCAGGGCGGCCGTATCGAGGTCGAAAGCCAACCCGAGGTGGGTACTACCTTCCGGCTGTATGTCCCGGCCCTGCCGCTATAG
- a CDS encoding flavin reductase family protein — translation MPHFTASDLAELEKVFRLNLINAITGFKSANLLSTANAAGQPNLAIISSVVHLGSNPALLGLVMRPPSVPRHSYDNIRATRYYTLNHVHADIVREAHYTSANFEAEVSEFEACGLTPEFRDDFPTPYVQESRLQIGLELVQEVPIEANGTVLLIGRVLHLYLPADALRPDGSLDLPAAGTVALSGLDTYYTATPVARYGYARPGQPLEELPLPPEPNPL, via the coding sequence ATGCCTCATTTTACCGCTTCTGATCTGGCCGAGCTGGAAAAGGTTTTTCGGCTCAATCTGATCAACGCCATTACTGGGTTTAAATCCGCCAATCTGCTGAGCACTGCCAATGCGGCGGGGCAGCCCAATCTGGCTATTATCAGCTCGGTGGTGCACCTGGGCTCCAACCCGGCACTGCTGGGCCTGGTTATGCGCCCACCCAGCGTACCGCGCCACTCCTACGACAACATCCGGGCTACCCGCTACTACACGCTCAACCACGTGCACGCCGATATAGTGCGGGAGGCCCACTATACCTCAGCCAATTTTGAAGCAGAGGTATCGGAGTTTGAGGCCTGCGGCCTGACACCGGAGTTCCGGGACGACTTTCCTACCCCCTACGTGCAGGAAAGCCGCTTGCAGATAGGCCTGGAGCTGGTGCAGGAAGTACCCATTGAAGCCAACGGCACCGTGCTGCTCATCGGGCGGGTGCTGCACCTATACCTGCCCGCCGACGCCCTACGCCCCGATGGCTCCCTGGATCTGCCCGCGGCCGGTACTGTGGCCCTGAGCGGCCTCGACACGTACTACACGGCTACGCCAGTAGCCCGCTATGGCTACGCCCGACCCGGCCAGCCCCTAGAGGAGCTACCCCTGCCTCCCGAACCCAACCCGCTATAG
- a CDS encoding fasciclin domain-containing protein, protein MKKHLLSFACAALLGTVSITSAVAQAKLTPGTVAVGGEAMYPNKNIVENAVNSKDHTTLVAAVKAAGLVETLQGKGPFTVFAPTNAAFNALPAGTVETLVKPENKATLTKILTYHVVAGNLTADKIMAAIKSGKGTATLKTVSGGTLKAMMNGPKNIVLQDEKGNISTISTYDVTQSNGVIHVIDKVLMP, encoded by the coding sequence ATGAAAAAGCACCTGCTTTCTTTTGCCTGCGCCGCCCTGCTGGGCACGGTTTCCATCACTTCGGCCGTGGCTCAGGCCAAACTCACCCCAGGTACCGTAGCTGTAGGCGGCGAAGCCATGTACCCCAACAAGAACATTGTTGAAAACGCCGTTAACTCCAAAGACCACACGACCCTGGTAGCGGCCGTGAAAGCCGCCGGGCTGGTAGAAACGCTGCAAGGCAAAGGCCCTTTCACAGTGTTTGCGCCCACTAACGCTGCGTTCAACGCTCTGCCGGCCGGTACCGTGGAAACCCTGGTGAAGCCGGAGAATAAGGCCACGCTCACCAAAATCCTGACCTACCACGTGGTAGCTGGCAACCTGACAGCCGACAAGATTATGGCCGCTATTAAATCGGGTAAGGGCACGGCCACGCTCAAGACGGTAAGCGGCGGCACGCTGAAGGCCATGATGAACGGTCCGAAAAACATTGTGCTCCAGGACGAAAAAGGAAATATCAGCACGATTTCCACCTACGATGTAACGCAGAGCAACGGCGTAATTCACGTAATTGATAAGGTTCTGATGCCCTAA
- a CDS encoding HD domain-containing protein — MPTAPEELIQHTADFIRDKFLHEGSGHDWEHIRRVWQVARALARQTPQANLLVTELGALLHDVADWKFHDGDEEAGPRAARQWLESQQTPEAVIGQVEAIIREISFKGLGVATPMSSLEGELVQDADRLDAIGAIGVARAFAYGGHKNRPLHDPSVPPVQHESFASYKQNTAPTINHFYEKLLHLRERLNTPAARRVAEQRHAYMEQFLAQFLREWEGQDVEEL; from the coding sequence ATGCCAACTGCCCCCGAGGAGCTTATTCAGCATACCGCCGACTTTATCCGCGACAAATTCCTGCACGAAGGCTCCGGTCACGATTGGGAGCACATCCGGCGGGTGTGGCAGGTGGCCCGCGCCCTGGCTCGCCAAACCCCCCAGGCCAATCTGCTCGTGACCGAGCTGGGAGCTCTGCTGCACGACGTGGCCGACTGGAAGTTCCACGATGGGGACGAGGAGGCTGGCCCCCGCGCCGCCCGCCAGTGGCTGGAAAGCCAGCAGACGCCGGAAGCTGTTATCGGGCAGGTAGAGGCCATTATCCGGGAAATCAGCTTTAAGGGCTTGGGGGTGGCTACCCCCATGAGCAGCCTGGAAGGGGAGTTGGTGCAGGACGCCGACCGCCTCGATGCCATTGGGGCCATTGGGGTAGCGCGGGCCTTTGCCTACGGCGGCCACAAAAACCGGCCCCTGCACGACCCCTCGGTGCCGCCGGTTCAGCACGAAAGCTTCGCGAGCTACAAGCAGAATACGGCGCCCACCATCAACCACTTCTACGAGAAGCTGCTGCACCTGCGGGAGCGGCTGAACACACCCGCCGCCCGCCGGGTAGCCGAGCAGCGTCACGCTTATATGGAGCAGTTTCTGGCCCAGTTTCTGCGCGAGTGGGAAGGCCAGGATGTGGAGGAGTTGTAA